TGTTATCTTCCAAGCTAGCGGGAGGTTGCAAGGAAAGCGAGAACGGATGACAAgatttttaagaaaggaaagttaCCTTTCTATATGCCTTGAAACTCGAGACTAGAAGAATGCAAAGCTGTCCCTCTCTATTTGCAGCTTGCACCACCTCTTGAGATTTCTCATGAATAAACCAAACAGCTGGGATCTCGGCTGGTTGGTACCATCCTGCCAATTATAGGTCTTGAATTTAAACCTGAATGACGGTGAATGCccatcatattaaaaaaaaaaaaaaaaaaaaaagaaaagaaaagaaaagaaaagaaaagaaaagaaaaaaaagaagaaaagaaactgATGGATAAGATGTTTGGGTCCAAAACAGGGGTAAATATTTGCTACACGTTTGACGTGGTATCACCGTTGCAATGAATATTTACTCGTTTCTTAAGATATGTTTAGATTTATTGTGACTTACCTTGTTGATAAATACACTAAAAGTGAAGCAATAGTTTGTCGCCAGCTGTTATATTCTTCGCATTCCGTTGCCCCTCATCATGGCACCTCTATTTATCCGTTGCTGCGCGCACTCTTTTTCTTCTCGGCCGCTGGGCTTTGGAAGGGCTTTGGAAGCCGCGATCGGAAAGCCATCGGCAATGCCGCAACTAGCGTTTCGCCTGCGATATTCCCCTCTCCAAGAAGCCCTCTTCCCTCGAAATCTCCCGTTCCGAATCCCTTCTTCCCCCCGCTCCTCGTCTCCCCCCACACCTTCTCCCTGTCGCCGCCTCGTGAGAACCTCCTCCGCTCCCAGTCTCCGACGGTTGACGTCGCGGATCGTCAAGCTCACGAGAAGGAGGCAGCTGCATCAGGTTTGGTGTTTTCTTGATGAGAAATCGTTGGTTTCTTGGGTTTTCTTGATTCTTGGTTGCGGGGTGTTGAGTGCCGAGGGTTTTGGTGTAGATCTTTGAGGAAGTGGAGGTCGCGAGGAAGCGTTACAGGAAGCTGAACACCATCGTGATGAATGCGGTCCTGGAAGCGTGCGTTCATTGTGGGGACGTTGATTCGGCTCAACGGATCTTTGAGGAGATGGCCAAGCCGGAAAGCTGCGGTGTTGACAGCGTCTCCTACGGTATCTTGTTGAAGGTAAGTCAAGAATTGCAGGTTTCTTTATTCCTTTTCTAAGTTCTTTGATTACTAGATTGACTTATATGAGAAATTTTATGGTTGTGATAGATTGTTATATTTAGGTTTTATGATTCGGAAGTTGATattgaaccaagaaaaagaaaaaaaactgagTTTGAGCGGAGACGAAAAAAATCCCTAACTTCTCAAATAATTTGGAAGTCACTTTGATGAGATTCTTGTAGGCATACGTATTTGTCCTGTTACAAATTGACtcgatttcattttttttaagaaactttTTTTGGGTCTTCCATGGGATTATTGGTTTTTGGTATCTGTCATGATTGTTTGTGTTATTTCTGTGATCATGCTTCATTCCTCTGCGGGTGCTCAATTcttgaaaaaattatattcttattTCACCTTCCATGACAGGTGGTTATATCATTAAGTAATTAAAGACATATGTTCAGGTCTTTAGTTTCTATTGTTATTTACCATAACAACCCAAGATCTCATCTAAAAAGATTAGCCAGGAGGTATTATTTGGGTTCCTTGGCCTTGTATAACTATCTAAGATCTTGTCAGTGAATGATCAATATGGGATTAAATACACGTGCATACGGGTCCTTACATACTCCTCTCATTTAATCCTTGGCATCCCTGCCAGACTAAGGGTCTAAATTCATGCATCCATTCATAAACATTATGATCAAGAATTCAAGTCCCGACAAGACATTCTACGGGATATCGGGATGGGATATCATCTCATATTTGGGGATAGAACCATCCCACTAGCATCCCGATCGAGATATCTTGGAACATCCTCAGTCCTAAGTTTCAGAATGGGGGACGGGATGGTGGCGTGTCCCGTTccataaaaaaattgagaaagttCCATCCTACGAGATTTAAAATCTTAATCATGATAGGCTTGTGGTCAGTCCTAATGAATCCGTGTTGCAATCAGTATCCCCCAACCTATATAGGTTATGGATGAGTTAGCTCTGATGCCATTTGTAATAATCCAGGATCTTATCCAAAAAGACTAGTcggaagatattatttggattctttggctctatataagtatccaagatcttctCAGCGAataactgatgtgggactaaatacatgTCCGCACTGATCCTCATATTTACTTTATGATTTTTCCTTGAAAGTGTTTCTTTGATAATCCCATTCTTGTAATTGTGCTTGATTTTGAGGTCTCTTGCAAATAGTTTCTGGTTTTCTATATATTTATAGTTTTGTAAAAGCCTTAAACATCCTGCTATGTTGGTGAGCGAAAATTTTGGGTGCGTTGACGATCACAGTTCTAATAATAAGATGGATTTGCAAGGAACAAATTGAAAGAGTTCTAAAGAGATGGATTTCCAATCTGCTGGCCCTTAGGGGAGATGGTAGTTATGTTCAGTGGTACCCTAAAAGCAATCTACAAGTGGTTAATCTAGCAAAAATAGGTTGAAGCTTTATCTACTTATTTGGGATCATGAGTCTTTTTGacttctttattatatgattaattgAACAGATGAATGTGATATGTTCAGCTTATTCTCTTTTTGGCCAAGATTTGATATCCACAAGTAATGATTAAGATCCTTTTGGAATGGACCATTTTTCCTATATTCTGTTCCGTTCTCAATCATGTCCATGTTCATGCCTCCCACAATATGAAATGCATAATTTCTTGtgcataaatttattatatatacttCAGAGTTCTCTTACGATTCTGTTATTACTGATGATCATTGACATTGGTGGTTGTCATTAGCATGGCTTGGAAGTTTTTCACATTACTGTTATGAAGTGTTTATTGATCTTTGAAGGGTTTGGGGGAGGCACGAAGAGTTGATGAAGCATTTCAAATACTTGAATGTTTAGAGCAAGGCTCTGCTAAGGGGAGCCCAAAATTGTCGCCAAAACTCATTTTTGGTCTGTTGAATGCACTGCTTGAGGCAGGTTGGTTATAGGACATGATCATTGTTTACTACCATGATATTCAGGATCTCTTTGCTAAAAAGAAGTGCTTTTACATTTTAATTTTGTAACAACATGGAGTTCCCCAATGAGGCAATATAACAATTTCAttttgtgtatatatgtatgtatataaatgtTGAATTGACAGTGGTGATGAAAGAGGATGGTTAGAGTGCTGTTTTGGCATGCTCGAAGTTGTAAGTTCAGATCTTTCATAGATAGACATTTGAGGACTTAGATCACATTCAACAGTTCAAATTTCCATTTTTCAACAACAAACATTAAATTTGGTGGTTTGTGTAAAGTACTATCTTTACACCCCATGTGATATAAAGACACCGTGTTTATATAGGTTTGTGGGAagggagctttttttttttggttttggggCGTGGGGGGTTTAGGGGATAATGAAAACTAATTTTCAATACTCACATGCATTTGTCTGCTATTAAGGATGATAACTATACTAAAACTTTATGATGATGTCATGTGAGAATATTCTCTGTTTGATATGCCAACATGAGAACCAAACTGCAAAGGTGAATCGGATTATAGTTTTGCTTTCTTTGATGTATATAAACACAGATGTAAACTCCAAGATCCGTGCTGTTGGTCTAATGGGTGCTCTCACCCTAAAACACTTTGACTTTCGCATGCAAACAAATTCACTGCACATTACAGCACATTCTTTTATCTAGAATTCATGGGGATCCTTCAAGCAGGTTGATTGAATGGAGGTGCATGCCTACGGTTTTGTTTGATTTGGTTAATTGGTAAAAGCTGGGGAACCATATATAATGAGCCAGAAAACAAATAGTAGGCAGAAGGGAAAAGAGTGCTCTTAAGCAAATTAAGCAAATGGTGCATTGAAATATCAATCATACCGCTAGTCAATGTTTCCATATTTATCTTATGCTTTTAAAGAGATAAATTTAAGTTATATGGTTTGGAGACACACTAAAATCTTTTGACTGGATAGAGTTGTGATTCAGCCTTCAATCCAAGAAGATAATTATGATCTTTTGCGACTTTGGGTGCATGTAGATCCCAATTTGAAGTCAAAAACCTGGTATAAAGTAAATATGTAGCAAATTTGATGTGAGGATATGGCCAAAAAAACTTAAAGAAAGATTTAATAATGTTGACATTAGAAAAATAAGTGCATTTACTAGcagcatatatttttcatatgtATAAACATGGGTGCTTGTTTCCTATCTAGAAGTGAGCACACAGCATTTGCAATACGTGCTTAACAAAAGAACTTAAATATGGAAATAACTTGTTTAGTTATAATAATGCTTTCCGTTTTCATCTTTGAGCATGAACATAAAAATGTTGTCTTTTTGAACATTGCAATTCCATCAGTAACTTAGTCTCTGCTGATATGTTTGCTTCCATGCTGTATAAATGGGTTTCTAATTTGCTTAAGTACAGGAGATATGCGGCGTGCCAATGGTCTTGTTGCACGTTTTCGTCGCGTGCTTCATGAAGATGGTCACTCTGTTTTACTGTACAACTTACTGATGAAGGTTGACTTGTTATGTTGATATTGATGTATTGCCAATATCCTTGAACTTAGATATCCAGAGTGAAAGTAGTATTATGTGCTTTTTGATCTTTTATTTGGATATGCTTTTATACTTCTACTGTGCAATCATATGTATTTGATAATTGATGACACATTCTGATCTCCCTTTCAGGGGTATACAAAAACTGACTTCCCTCTTGGTGCTTTAACCATTCGAGATGAAATGTTGCGCCAAGGGCTGAAGCCTGATAAGCTGACTTACAATACattgatttttgcatgcataaGACATGGAAGAGCAGATATTGCAATTCAGTTGCTTGCAGAAATGAAGGTCTTAAGAAAGTATAAAAGAGGCCAGTTTAAAGCTGTTCAAATCAGTTTTCCAATGTCCCAAAAATACATACAGTTTACATGAATAACTTGTCAATCCTTATTGCAGGAAGAAGCTGAGAAGGCTAGCTGCTATGGACTCCTTCCAGATACTGTCACTTACACTACTTTACTCAAGGTATGAAAAGCATTAATTTAGTGCAGTTTGCATATTCCTttggttattttttaaatactgcaTGAATAATAGTAACCAAATAACCATATTTATTATCCTTGTTTATTTGGAATCTTTTGCATGTATAACATTCTTTTACACACACAAACATACTGTTTGTTGCGTATAAAGTCTATTGACATACATCTTAAGACAGTCTTATCATCATATAGCTTGTGTTTCAACAACTTtcggaagagaaaaaaagaaacccTTGCATGGAGTTTATTAGTTAACCGACTATCCTTCATGTTTGTTTTTCAATAGTGCAGAGTGAAGGATCTCCATGTCTAAACCTTAAACTCTAGATGTCTAAAATCCCTCCCAATAATAAGGATTTAGAGTCTTAGACATTTGCATTACTGGTTGGCCTGCATAATTTTTATTACATTCAAGCATTAGGGTTGAGAATGGCATGTGAAAACATGGTAAAATTATGCAGAATCGTCAAGTGAGCAAACCTTGAGGATTCTACTGACTTTAAGGGTACCAGGCTGCCAGCTGCTCTTGGGCTCTGCTTATGAATATTTGACAGGTGAATGTGTAAATGACTAGTTTCGTAGGAAGGAAAAGTAAACTTAATTGATTAAAACATTCTATGCTTATTGTTGCTTTCCTGATGAAACATGATTGTCAAATAATTACAATCTCAGTTCCGGTGGCTCAAAAATATACATCCTGGTCGTAGTTGATTATGAACCGAAAATATTTAGTGTCCATCCTTGTCCTGCTGTCTTTCTCAGGTTTTTTTATTTAAGAGCTTCATGAGACAAACTGTTAATAAATTATAATCTTTTAGTACAATGTAGCTGTGacaagaaagaaat
Above is a genomic segment from Elaeis guineensis isolate ETL-2024a chromosome 1, EG11, whole genome shotgun sequence containing:
- the LOC105039617 gene encoding pentatricopeptide repeat-containing protein At5g10690 isoform X1 gives rise to the protein MAPLFIRCCAHSFSSRPLGFGRALEAAIGKPSAMPQLAFRLRYSPLQEALFPRNLPFRIPSSPRSSSPPTPSPCRRLVRTSSAPSLRRLTSRIVKLTRRRQLHQIFEEVEVARKRYRKLNTIVMNAVLEACVHCGDVDSAQRIFEEMAKPESCGVDSVSYGILLKGLGEARRVDEAFQILECLEQGSAKGSPKLSPKLIFGLLNALLEAGDMRRANGLVARFRRVLHEDGHSVLLYNLLMKGYTKTDFPLGALTIRDEMLRQGLKPDKLTYNTLIFACIRHGRADIAIQLLAEMKEEAEKASCYGLLPDTVTYTTLLKGLGSNKDLVSVLKIVVEMKSLPDLVIDRIAYTAMVDALLACGSTKDALCIFGEMIKQNGKKNNLRPKPHLYLSMMRVFAMRGDFDMVKRLHIRMWSDSVGSISPSVQIEADELLMEAAINDDQLDVARRILHRIVTKREGFSWTTRGGMVAIRVEALSGFANSTLSPYVLPQVSLNDPIEKYMIAFEETDPLPASLNLDKVIMRFLKDSAIPAIDDWGSCVGIVHRDDCKKLDAPLWTMMRGPPPCVTTSTSIGRVIELLLDKKYKMVVVVRNSNVYETSYSSSSRPVGVFTLEKLFNMAMVASGTFSM